The window TGTTCGCCATCAGCTTCGCTGGAACTATCCGAGCGGTGGTGAGATTGCTGGGCACAAGCAAGATCTGCTGGCCCGGGGTCTCAAGGTTGAAGGCTCGGGCGAATCCAATACGGAATCCGATCGTCCTGCGAATGAGTTTACCGACACCGGCAGACTGAATTCGAGTGGTGATCAGCCACGCTCTGGCGGAGCATCCACCGAGCTGCTGGTTCGTGATCGTGTCGATATGCCGACCTGGAAGGATCTGGATCCCGAAGTCGCTGATCTCCCTGTCAGTACGCACGTAGGTGGCGTCGTGTCAGAATTGCTCACGCAGTTGCAGGGCATCATCCTGACACAAACGGAAATGGAGTCCGAGTACATCCAGCAGTTGAAGGAAATCGGCCGGCGCCAGTCCGAAATCTGGTTGTTCGGCTGACCGCCGACGAAGAACCACGCTTTCGCGTGGTGCCTCACGAGTTCTCAAAATCTGTTTGCGAGACCCGCCCGCCTTCCGAAAGGACGGCGGGTTTTTTTTGAGGGTAGCGGCATCCAAAACTGTCTGGGAGCCCTTGTTTTCACGCACGGGCGCTTCAGAATCGATGCATGGACATTCAGTTTGCCCCCGAACGCCAGCACCCTGTCAGGCCAGCCCCGGATAGCAGCCGAGAGCAGGGTGCTGTGCGGCGTCAGCCGATCTACTCGGCGCATAAAAAGGTCTTCAAGATTGAGGGTCGAACATTGACGGCTTGCGTGCATACGCCGACATGGGCAGCCCTGGGTTGGCCGCTCCACGTTGCGATCACACTCGATCTTGGCGAGATGAAGGTGTTTCGCTCTTCCGTGAAGCTGGGCGATGCCACAGCCGACGATTTTGATGCTATTTGCTCGAGAGTGCGGCTGGTGCCGTGCTGCAGGTGTGCGACGGTCACGTTTGGTGCTGCAGCTTACGAGGAGGCTGGAGACGAAGTGTGCATGCTATGCATCTGCAAGGATGCGATCGACCCGGGTTCTTTGATGGGATTGCGGCCCATCGACCAAAAGGAATACGGCAAGCGGCTGCTGGCCAGGATCACCTCCAACAACCGCAAAGAAGCGGGAGAATCTATTGAGGGATAGGAATCATCTGAAAGGGCGGCGCCGTCCCGAGAGAGAACCGGGCAAAGGAGACGATGCATTCCGGAAAGGGGTGCGCGTCGAGTTCAAGGCATATTTCAGTGGCGTCGAAGCCGGCGCGCGTGGAGTGATTCGGCGGGTCGATGAATACCGGATCTCGGTCGAAGTCGGTGATCGCCGCGTGAACGTACCGCCCAAGCTGAAGCACGACGTGCTGCGTGCCGTCGACGAGAGCGAGAGCTCGCAGACCACGGTCGTCATGTCGCTGCGATGCCCAGCGTGCATGGCGTGGCACGTCGATTCGCCGGGTTGTGAGCCGGGCCCGCACAAGACGCACCGCTGCCGCGTGTGCGATCACGAGTGGTCACCGCGCGAGTTTGCGACGCATGGAACCGACGCGGCTTCGTACAGTGACGTTTTCCTGGCGCGTGTGATTCGCAAGACGCTCGACAAGGTTGCGCCAGACGAAGGTCTCGAAGTGCAGGACCAGGACGTCGAGATGTTCCGTACCTTCCTCGACCTGCTCGAGGAGGAGGCTCATCTTCGAATGCGAGCGCGAATCGACGGATTGTGCGACGCATCGCGTATCATCGACGCCGTCGTACAGCACAATGAAAGCCAGTCAGCCGTGATGCTGGCCGAGGCGGCGTTGCTGTTCAAAAGCGCGATCGCAAGAAACCGTCATGGCAAGCCTGCGATTCTCCGGCCGGGTGAGGTCGATGACGTGCAGCACACGGATGCAGGCGGCCAGGAGACCTTCGGAGGATGGTGACGGTGCTGTTTGAACTGAGCGACAAGGACGCCGCGGCGGGCAGCGACTCGTGCGGGCCGGCCCTTACCGATCGCGAAAAGCCCCTGGCCCGCGTGTCCCGCGCGGAGGCAGCCGCACAGCCCTCGCACGTCAGCCCTTATGATGCGCTGACTGCGGCGTTGCTCAATCTCTACGAAGAAGTCAGCTTGAGCAACCGGAAGCGGATGCGGCGCGGCGGCGCCCCAGAGCATGCTGTCTCGGTCGCGGCCATCGAGCGAGTGCTGGTTCCCGATTTGTTGTCTGAGGCCATTACGCTCGATGCCGGGTGCCGCGTGCGCGTCAGGATGGATGTGACTTTCAAGCCGCGATCAGCGTTGAACGCTTCGCGCGGTCGGCTCGGTACCGTGCTCACCGTTGCCGAAGACGGAGAGGTAACCGTTAAGCTCGATCCGACGGGCGACCGAGCTGCGGACGTGCTCAAGTACCAGCGACTTGCGCTGCTTCCTGTCGTGGACGTCAACGGTGATGTGCTGCGCGCGGTGGACGCGATTCGCCCGAGCGAGGCACAGATGGTGGCCATGATGCAGGCGTTGATTGCCGAACTGGGTGCGGGACGCGTAAATCCTGACATGGCGCGGCGCATCCTCATTGCGGCGAACGTCGCACTCAATCGGAACCCTGCCGCCGGCGTCGTCACGCGAAACTGACGCGGGGTAGACACGCTCATTGCTTCGCGTCTGGAGACGATCGAACCCCAATTTCCATTTCGCTGGATCTTCTCTTTACGAAGGAAAGAACCGGCGAATACGCACTATTTCGAAGTGGTTCCAGATAGGAATTTCTGGCCCAATCGGCGTATCGCGGGGTAACGCGCCCCGTTATCGGAAGACCTAGAAATACGCCACGACCCGGGCATGCTGAGGTTGTCGACGCCAACACGTGCGTCTTTCCCTCGAGTGATTTCAAGCGATGCAACTGGACCTCTTCTCTCACGCCGCGAGTGCTTACGCCGACGCCCCCAACGGACGGCTGACGAACGCCGAGTTCTACCAGGCGGTGGCCGAGCGCGCAAACATCGACCCTAGCGAGCTCCAGAAGAAGGGATCTGACCAAGATCCGGTCAAATTGCTATCATAAGCCTGAAAGTTATGAAGCGACGGATCTCTATGCTTTGATGGAATAAGGAACTCGGGCCGTGAATGCGTCCCTGAGCTATCGCGTCCGCTTGCGCGTCGGCATGCAGACAGGTCAACGTGGTCAGTCAGCGCGGGACGGTCGCGTCCTTAGCTGACTGGTCTGAATGTGCGGTCTCTTACGCGGACATCGTTCGCAGCAAACCCCGCATGACATCCTCCAGGGTATCGTGCCGGGGACCGTCAGACGCCGCCGCTACGACCCGGAGTACGTCACCTTCGAGCCTCGCCTCCCACGAGACGATACGGCGGCGGTCATGGGGAAAACGGGCCACTTTTTCCTCAATCAGGCGCTCGATGCGCTGTGTGACCTCACGCCGTATTTCGGGTGGAACACTTTTGTCGAATCCGATCTGATCACGTAGCGCTTCAGCACGCTCGCTCTCGGGCAGGAGGCTGGTATTCCACGCCGCAACTATCGCCGTCAGTGCGCTCTGATATTCCTCCAGTGTTGGATGATCGGATACCTCATCCTGAAGCAGTTGGGCGAGGGGCCAGGAGATTTTCTGCTCCGGCGGCAGGTCATTACGATCGAGAACGATAGCGTCGGGGATCCCTGACTGAACCGCTCCCCGTCGCAATGCCTCCAGGTCGCGCGTGCCCAGCTTGCGGGCGCGCGACGATTTTTTCTGCTGGCTGGCTTTGCCCATGTTTCTGTCCCCTTCGCTGCGTTCTGAATCCGAAAATTATAGCGGCCAGCTGGTTGCACAGACTGGCACAAGTGTGACGGCTTTGCCGGATTTTTTGCGCTACACTGGCCAGCCCATTCGAGATCCGGAATCCGGCATGGCGACCATCGAACGTACCGCGTATCCGAGGTTTCCCAAGGGTTTTTCACCGGAGGAACTGCAGGCGTTCTATACGCCGGACGTCGAAGAGCTTGAGTGGGTGCGCCGCAACGCGCGTGGCCAGTCCTCGAGACTGGGCCTGCTGGTTCTGCTGAAGGTCTTTCAGCAGATGCACTACTTTCCCTTCGTTGACGCCATTCCCCCCGTTGTCATCGAGCACATCCGGGCGAGCGCGAACATAGGCGCCGAGGCCGCATTCGGCTACAACAGGGCAAGGTCGCCCGCCTTGTTTCGTCACTATGCGGCAATCCGAGAATTTCTCGGCATCCAGTCCTACTACGGCTCCGATGCCAACGAAATCGCGGTACGCGCGACACATGAGGCCGCCGAGACGATGGATCAGCCGGTGGACATCATCAATGCAACCATCGACAGCCTGATCCAGCAGCAGGTCGAACTGCCCGCGTTCTCGACGCTCGATGCCATTGTGGAGCAGATCCACACGCGAGTTCAAACAGCGCTGTTCCGACGTGTCTCGCGTCGCCTCTCTGATGAGGACAAGGCCCAACTGGACCGGCTGATCAAGCGCGAATTCAACCAGCGCCAGAGCGCGTACAACACCATCAAGCGATACGCCTTACGCCCATCGCGAAAGCATATCTCCCTGCTCGTCGACCATCTTGCCTGGCTCGATGGTTTTGGCGACTTCAACCATGCGCTGGAAGGTGTTCCCGCGACAAAGCTGCGCTCCCTCTCGACGCAGGCGATGAGTCTGGACGCGGCGAATCTGAAGGAAACCCTGCCGGAGCGGCGATATACGCTCATTGTCGCGTTGCTGCATCAAATGCGCGTGCGAGCCCGCGACGACCTGGCCGAGATGTTCATCCGTCGTATGGGCGCAATCCACAAGCGGGCCAGGGAAGAGCTAGACCAGATCCAGGCACGTCAGCGCGAACAGATGGAAAGCCTGGTCGATACGCTTGACGGCGTCGTCAATATTCTCGACGACTATACCGACGACACCGAACTTGGTGCGCGTGTTCGCCAATATCTGGCGCCGTCGGGCGACCTCGAACCATTGCGCGAAAGCTGTGCCGAGGTCCGGGCCTACAGCGGCAGAAATTATCTGCCGCTGCTGTGGAGGCATTTCAAGGCACATCGATCAGTACTACTACGTCTGGCGCATGCACTGGCATGGAGCTCGACCACCCAGTCCGAGTCCTTGCTGCAGGCAATGGAGGTCGTTTTCAGGAACGAATCGCTTCATCGCGAATGGATCAACGTCGAGGTCGATCTCAGCTTTGCTTCCGAGCGCTGGCGCAAGCTGGTTTTCCGCCCGCCCGAGAAGGGTGCGACGACAAACCGGCGTTATCTGGAACTGTGCGTACTGTCCGCCATGACGAGGGAACTGCGCAGCGGAGACCTGTGCGTAGCCGGCTCGGATGCCTTTGCAGACTATCGCGATTACCTGTTGCCCTGGCATGAATGTGAGAAGCGCCTGCCGGGATACAGCGAGAGGCTTGGCATTGCCGACAGCAGTGCCGGCTTTGTGGCGCAGCTGCGCGAATGGCTCTCCGATGCCGCACGCCAGTTGGATG of the Paraburkholderia aromaticivorans genome contains:
- a CDS encoding Tn3 family transposase, giving the protein MATIERTAYPRFPKGFSPEELQAFYTPDVEELEWVRRNARGQSSRLGLLVLLKVFQQMHYFPFVDAIPPVVIEHIRASANIGAEAAFGYNRARSPALFRHYAAIREFLGIQSYYGSDANEIAVRATHEAAETMDQPVDIINATIDSLIQQQVELPAFSTLDAIVEQIHTRVQTALFRRVSRRLSDEDKAQLDRLIKREFNQRQSAYNTIKRYALRPSRKHISLLVDHLAWLDGFGDFNHALEGVPATKLRSLSTQAMSLDAANLKETLPERRYTLIVALLHQMRVRARDDLAEMFIRRMGAIHKRAREELDQIQARQREQMESLVDTLDGVVNILDDYTDDTELGARVRQYLAPSGDLEPLRESCAEVRAYSGRNYLPLLWRHFKAHRSVLLRLAHALAWSSTTQSESLLQAMEVVFRNESLHREWINVEVDLSFASERWRKLVFRPPEKGATTNRRYLELCVLSAMTRELRSGDLCVAGSDAFADYRDYLLPWHECEKRLPGYSERLGIADSSAGFVAQLREWLSDAARQLDERFPEKSDHVTVNKAGEFVVRRTTATVIPESAVALQKAIVKRMPVRNLLDVLANIEHWTHFTRHFGPLSGNDPKIRDAEQRYLLTIFAMGCNLGPTQAARHMGDRITPHMMSFVNRRHLSLERLESAQRELIELYLRLDLPKHWGDGKTVAADGTQYDFYDNNLLAGYHFRYRKMGAVAYRHVADNYIAVFRHFIPPGIWEAIYVIEGLLKAGLSVEADTVHADTQGQSAAVFAFTYLLGIKLMPRIRNWQDLKLYRVDAATRYKHIDDLFAETVDWELIGRHWKDLMQLALSIQSGAISSPLLLRRFGAASPKNRLSLAAEELGKVVRTVFLLEWLGSNELRQEITATTNKVESYNGFAKWFSFGGDVLPVNDPDEQQKRLRYNDLMASAAILQNTVDMMQALRSMVNEGIEVNPDDIGFLSPYLTSNLKRFGRYELDFGHVEGWIHDHLFAGPVRSLRRSRSHARP